A genomic window from Daphnia magna isolate NIES linkage group LG9, ASM2063170v1.1, whole genome shotgun sequence includes:
- the LOC116929949 gene encoding LOW QUALITY PROTEIN: ATP-dependent 6-phosphofructokinase (The sequence of the model RefSeq protein was modified relative to this genomic sequence to represent the inferred CDS: deleted 1 base in 1 codon), giving the protein MLVDVLETEKYNVFADGVYIPSAMEGQRTAANHTEAEKENTVHRGHYKNKGIAVFTSGGDAQGMNSAVRAVVRMGIYVGAKVYFIKEGYQGMVDGGDNIVEANWSSVSGIIHKGGTIIGSSRCKEFRERPDRLKAAKNLILKGISNLVVIGGDGSLTGANLFRQDWPELVTSPTIVELGDITPEQAIKFSHLNIVGMVGSIDNDFCGTDMTIGTDSALHRIIEAVDAIAATAYSHQRTFIMEVMGRHCGYLAIVTALTTEADYVFYPENPPPVDWPEKICKKLSQERESGQRLNIIIVSEGAIDREGNPITAEMIREVVVTNLKQDTRITVLGHVQRGGSPSAFDRVLGCRMGAEAVMAVLEATPETEACVVSLDGNQAVRLPLMACVEKTQAVAKAMADKQWELAVQLRGRSFARNVETYKMLTRLKPPKIIPEMSTHAKGRLLKQETMWMQSGYTLGVMHVGAPACGMNAAVRSFVRNCIYRGDTVVGIHDGVEGLIEGNVQPLGWSDVTGWVGQGGAFLGTKRTLPEGKFPEVAASLRKHNIQALLLIGGFEAYQTVLQLAENRDKYPEFCIPMAIVPSTISNNVPGTDFTLGADTALNEITEICDRIRQSAQGTKRRVFVIETMGGFCGYLATLAGVAGGADAAYIYEEPFNVQNLKMDVEHMKSKMAMEGVERGLVLRNEKANENYTTDFIYKLFSEEGKGVFSARMNVLGHMQQGGSPTPFDRNMGTKLAAKAVEWMVEQLTQATQPDGTVCANKPESAVMLGIVKRYYAYTPVQELKDQTDFKHRLPKAQWWLKMRPLLRILAKHDSTYEEEGSYIAVEEESENQIIN; this is encoded by the exons ATGTTGGTTGACGTTCTCGAGACTGAGAAGTACAATGTCTTTGCTG ACGGAGTATATATTCCATCAGCAATGGAAGGACAAAGAACAGCAGCCAACCATACTGAggcagaaaaagagaacacGGTCCATAGAGGACATTACAAGAACAAGGGAATTGCAGTCTTCACAAGTGGAGGAGATGCACAAG GAATGAATTCTGCTGTAAGAGCTGTAGTGAGAATGGGTATCTATGTTGGTGCCAAGGTATATttcatcaaggaaggttacCAAGGAATGGTGGATGGTGGAGACAATATTGTTGAAGCCAATTGGTCTTCTGTGTCAGGCATCATTCATAAg GGAGGCACCATTATTGGATCCTCACGCTGCAAAGAATTTCGCGAGCGT CCCGACCGGCTTAAAGCCGCCAAGAACCTTATTTTGAAGGGCATCTCAAATTTGGTTGTCATAGGCGGTGATGGTTCACTGACCGGTGCCAATTTGTTCCGTCAAGATTGGCCCGAACTTG TTACTAGCCCCACTATCGTTGAATTAGGTGACATCACTCCTGAGCAGGCAATAAAATTTAGCCATTTGAATATTGTCGGTATGGTTGGTTCGATCGACAACGATTTTTGTGGTACCGATATGACG ATTGGCACGGATTCTGCCTTGCATCGCATTATCGAAGCTGTGGATGCAATCGCAGCCACAGCTTACTCTCACCAGAGGACATTTATTATGGAAGTTATGGGAcgtcattgtgg GTATTTAGCCATAGTGACTGCGTTAACTACCGAAGCCGATTATGTTTTCTATCCTGAGAATCCACCTCCGGTCGACTGGCCTGAAAAAATTTGCAAGAAACTTTCTCAG GAACGCGAGTCTGGCCAGCGCTTGAATATCATTATTGTCAGTGAAGGTGCTATTGATCGCGAAGGTAACCCCATCACTGCAGAAATGATCCGCGAG GTTGTTGTAACAAATTTGAAGCAAGACACGAGGATTACTGTTCTTGGTCATGTTCAACGAGGTGGTAGTCCATCCGCTTTCGACCGTGTGTTG GGCTGTCGAATGGGAGCCGAAGCTGTAATGGCCGTTCTGGAAGCTACTCCTGAAACGGAAGCGTGCGTGGTGTCGCTAGACGGTAATCAAGCTGTTAGACTACCATTAATGGCTTGCGTCGAGAAGACTCAGGCTGTCGCCAAAGCCATGGCGGATAAACAGTGGGAATTGGCGGTACAGCTCCGTGGCAG GAGTTTCGCGCGTAACGTAGAGACCTACAAGATGCTTACACGCCTGAAGCCCCCTAAAATAATACCGGAGATGTCTACGCATGCG AAAGGACGTCTGTTGAAG CAAGAAACTATGTGGATGCAG AGCGGCTACACTTTAGGAGTAATGCACGTCGGAGCGCCGGCATGCGGCATGAATGCTGCCGTTCGATCTTTCGTTCGAAATTGCATCTACCGTGGCGATACTGTCGTTGGAATCCATGATGGCGTCGAAGGACTTATTGAAGGAAAC GTTCAACCCTTGGGCTGGTCGGATGTAACTGGATGGGTTGGACAAGGTGGAGCTTTTTTGGGTACCAAGCGCACTTTACCTGAAGGAAAATTTCCTGAGGTAGCCGCCAGCCTCCGTAAACACAACATACAAGCTCTACTTTTGATTGGTGGCTTCGAG gCCTACCAAACCGTGCTACAGTTAGCCGAGAACCGCGATAAATATCCGGAATTCTGCATTCCTATGGCCATTGTTCCGTCCACTATCAG TAACAACGTTCCAGGAACGGATTTCACTCTTGGTGCTGATACCGCGTTGAACGAAATTACCGAG ATTTGTGACCGTATCCGCCAATCAGCCCAGGGAACGAAGCGTCGAGTATTCGTCATTGAAACGATGGGTGGTTTCTGTGGCTATCTTGCTACTCTTGCCGGCGTTGCAGGAGGAGCAGACGCGGCCTATATCTATGAAGAACCGTTTAACGTTCAAAACCTGAAAATGGACGTTGAACACATGAAATCTAAAATGGCTATGGAAGGGGTGGAACGTGGACTCGTTCTTCG AAACGAGAAAGCAAATGAGAACTACACCACCGATTTTATATACAAGCTGTTTTCCGAGGAAGGCAAAGGAGTGTTTAGCGCTAGGATGAACGTTCTCG GCCACATGCAACAAGGTGGTTCACCTACACCTTTTGACCGCAACATGGGAACTAAGCTAGCTGCCAAAGCTGTTGAATGGATGGTTGAGCAACTGACCCAAGCCACACAACCGGATGGCACAGTATGCGCCAATAAGCCCGAATCAGCCGTCATGCTGGGTATCGTCAAACGTTACTATGCGTACACACCGGTTCAAGAACTGAAAGACCAGACCGACTTCAAGCATCGTTTACCTAAAGCCCAGTGGTGGCTTAAGATGCGTCCTCTGCTTCGTATTTTGGCAAAGCATGATTCTACGTATGAAGAAGAAGGCTCTTACATCGCAGTCGAAGAAGAAAGCGAGAATCAAATTATTAATTAG
- the LOC116929952 gene encoding 6-phosphofructo-2-kinase/fructose-2,6-bisphosphatase isoform X1 → MPSGALNEFECTVDGANTHQSHFQRSSIGDVCWKLQQDSRPESPVRCSVTGNDSNNSSDPSTEPVLKSDDGDKLHGNVKGTKDELAKIREGFDAWLAAFRKSRPHRDVIWRVGERANYVNTPHVIAMCGLPARGKTYIAKKLSRYLNWIGINTKVFNLGEYRRMATPLKSHHFFKQENVEAMSVRAQCALDALEDVCKWLEAGGEVGVFDATNTTFERRQLIREIIVDKMGYKLFFVESVCDDPAIIESNIRQVKITSPDYANMDKEAAVEDFLQRIDHYHDQYQTLDEVEEDCLSFMKVFNTGEKVLVHKHEGHIQSRIVYYLMNIHITPRTIYLTRHGESANNLRGHIGGDSDLSPRGRQYAAELGRFIENQKIPHLRVWTSWMKRTIQTARNIDAPQERWRALNELDAGICEELTYEEILQKYPEDFKARDTDKFHYRYPRGESYEDLVARLEPVIMELERQENVIVVGHQAVLRCLLAYFLDKSADELPYIHVPLHTVIKLTPVAYGCKVEMIPIGIEAVDTHRPKPQVPGHLEEKFRRPNVIQSADSIAQRSSD, encoded by the exons ATGCCAAGCGGAGCATTGAACGAATTCGAGTGCACCGTCGATGGAGCCAACACCCATCAATCTCATTTCCAACGGTCATCCATTGGAGATGTTTGCTGGAAGTTGCAACAGGATTCGCGACCTGAGAGTCCTGTTCGGTGCAGTGTCACCGGTAACGATTCCAACAACAGCAGTGATCCTTCAACAGAGCCGGTACTGAAAAGTGATGACGGTGACAAACTCCATGGCAACGTCAAAGGAACCAAAGATGAGCTAGCCAAAATAAGAGAGGGCTTTGATGCTTGGTTAGCTGCTTTCCGAAAATCGCGACCCCACCGTGACGTCATTTGGCGCGTTG GAGAACGAGCCAATTATGTCAACACCCCACACGTTATCGCAATGTGTGGTCTTCCAGCTAG AGGCAAAACTTACATCGCCAAAAAGCTCTCCAGATACCTTAACTGGATTGGGATCAATACGAAAG TTTTCAATTTAGGAGAGTACCGCCGAATGGCAACACCGTTGAAGAGCCACCACTTTTTTAAACAGGAAAACGTAGAGGCCATGTCGGTAAGAGCGCAATGCGCTCTAGATGCGTTGGAAGACGTTTGCAAGTGGCTCGAGGCTGGCGGAGAAGTCGGG GTATTCGATGCAACCAATACGACTTTCGAGCGTCGGCAGCTGATTCGCGAAATTATTGTCGATAAGATGGGTTATAAACTCTTCTTTGTTGAATCTGTCTGTGACGATCCGGCCATTATTGAGTCTAATATCCGTCAAGTGAAAATCACCAGTCCAGACTATGCCAATATGGACAAGGAAGCAGCCGTGGAAGACTTTTTACAGCGAATTGATCACTACCATGATCAGTACCAAACTCTCGACGAAGTAGAGGAGGATTGCCTTAGTTTCATGAAAGTATTTAATACAG GTGAGAAAGTGTTGGTCCACAAACACGAGGGTCACATCCAATCACGCATCGTCTATTACCTCATGAACATTCATATCACGCCAAGGACAATCTATTTGACACGC CATGGAGAGAGCGCAAACAACCTTCGTGGCCACATTGGAGGTGATTCGGATTTGTCGCCGCGCGGCCGCCAGTATGCTGCCGAATTGGGTCGTTTCATCGAAAACCAGAAAATCCCACATTTGCGTGTTTGGACATCATGGATGAAGCGCACTATCCAAACAGCTCGTAACATAGACGCGCCACAAGAAAGGTGGCGAGCACTCAATGAACTCGATGCA GGAATTTGTGAGGAATTGACTTACGAAGAGATTCTACAAAAATACCCTGAAGATTTTAAAGCACGTGATACTGACAAGTTTCATTATCGATATCCCAGAG GAGAATCCTATGAAGACCTCGTAGCTAGGCTAGAACCTGTGATTATGGAATTGGAACGCCAAGAGAATGTCATTGTAGTTGGGCACCAGGCTGTGCTTCGTTGTTTGCTGGCCTACTTTCTGGATAAGAGTGCTG ATGAACTTCCCTATATCCATGTTCCTCTGCACACTGTCATCAAGCTCACTCCGGTGGCCTATGGTTGCAAAGTGGAAATGATTCCGATTGGCATTGAAGCAGTTGACACGCATCGCCCAAAGCCACAG GTACCCGGGCACCTAGAGGAAAAGTTTCGCCGTCCCAACGTCATTCAATCTGCAGACTCAATCGCCCAAAGAAGCTCTGACTAA
- the LOC116929952 gene encoding 6-phosphofructo-2-kinase/fructose-2,6-bisphosphatase 1 isoform X2, whose product MQRQLSTSFHGGSEEDRQLVILLPRHPLGHRMIHPGRGERANYVNTPHVIAMCGLPARGKTYIAKKLSRYLNWIGINTKVFNLGEYRRMATPLKSHHFFKQENVEAMSVRAQCALDALEDVCKWLEAGGEVGVFDATNTTFERRQLIREIIVDKMGYKLFFVESVCDDPAIIESNIRQVKITSPDYANMDKEAAVEDFLQRIDHYHDQYQTLDEVEEDCLSFMKVFNTGEKVLVHKHEGHIQSRIVYYLMNIHITPRTIYLTRHGESANNLRGHIGGDSDLSPRGRQYAAELGRFIENQKIPHLRVWTSWMKRTIQTARNIDAPQERWRALNELDAGICEELTYEEILQKYPEDFKARDTDKFHYRYPRGESYEDLVARLEPVIMELERQENVIVVGHQAVLRCLLAYFLDKSADELPYIHVPLHTVIKLTPVAYGCKVEMIPIGIEAVDTHRPKPQVPGHLEEKFRRPNVIQSADSIAQRSSD is encoded by the exons ATGCAGAGGCAGCTCAGCACTTCTTTTCACGGGGGATCGGAGGAAGACCGACAGTTAGTGATTCTTTTGCCGAGGCATCCGCTTGGACATCGGATGATTCATCCAGGAAGAG GAGAACGAGCCAATTATGTCAACACCCCACACGTTATCGCAATGTGTGGTCTTCCAGCTAG AGGCAAAACTTACATCGCCAAAAAGCTCTCCAGATACCTTAACTGGATTGGGATCAATACGAAAG TTTTCAATTTAGGAGAGTACCGCCGAATGGCAACACCGTTGAAGAGCCACCACTTTTTTAAACAGGAAAACGTAGAGGCCATGTCGGTAAGAGCGCAATGCGCTCTAGATGCGTTGGAAGACGTTTGCAAGTGGCTCGAGGCTGGCGGAGAAGTCGGG GTATTCGATGCAACCAATACGACTTTCGAGCGTCGGCAGCTGATTCGCGAAATTATTGTCGATAAGATGGGTTATAAACTCTTCTTTGTTGAATCTGTCTGTGACGATCCGGCCATTATTGAGTCTAATATCCGTCAAGTGAAAATCACCAGTCCAGACTATGCCAATATGGACAAGGAAGCAGCCGTGGAAGACTTTTTACAGCGAATTGATCACTACCATGATCAGTACCAAACTCTCGACGAAGTAGAGGAGGATTGCCTTAGTTTCATGAAAGTATTTAATACAG GTGAGAAAGTGTTGGTCCACAAACACGAGGGTCACATCCAATCACGCATCGTCTATTACCTCATGAACATTCATATCACGCCAAGGACAATCTATTTGACACGC CATGGAGAGAGCGCAAACAACCTTCGTGGCCACATTGGAGGTGATTCGGATTTGTCGCCGCGCGGCCGCCAGTATGCTGCCGAATTGGGTCGTTTCATCGAAAACCAGAAAATCCCACATTTGCGTGTTTGGACATCATGGATGAAGCGCACTATCCAAACAGCTCGTAACATAGACGCGCCACAAGAAAGGTGGCGAGCACTCAATGAACTCGATGCA GGAATTTGTGAGGAATTGACTTACGAAGAGATTCTACAAAAATACCCTGAAGATTTTAAAGCACGTGATACTGACAAGTTTCATTATCGATATCCCAGAG GAGAATCCTATGAAGACCTCGTAGCTAGGCTAGAACCTGTGATTATGGAATTGGAACGCCAAGAGAATGTCATTGTAGTTGGGCACCAGGCTGTGCTTCGTTGTTTGCTGGCCTACTTTCTGGATAAGAGTGCTG ATGAACTTCCCTATATCCATGTTCCTCTGCACACTGTCATCAAGCTCACTCCGGTGGCCTATGGTTGCAAAGTGGAAATGATTCCGATTGGCATTGAAGCAGTTGACACGCATCGCCCAAAGCCACAG GTACCCGGGCACCTAGAGGAAAAGTTTCGCCGTCCCAACGTCATTCAATCTGCAGACTCAATCGCCCAAAGAAGCTCTGACTAA